A part of Paraburkholderia azotifigens genomic DNA contains:
- a CDS encoding ABC transporter permease: MATLDDSRAGAAPWLLSAPALLLFGALLFVPLVLTLLLSFRVFSDVAGVQTLYTLKNYAEVLSDPYYGEIFLRTAGLALAVTLLSVLLGVPETIVLARMKRPWQSLCLLIVLGPLLISVVVRTLGWQILLGNNGVLNNVLQALHITSEPIRLVFTMTGMIIALTHVLVPFMVMSVWATLQKLDPQVEWAGLSMGGSPLRVFRRVVLPQIMPGVLSGSIIVFALSASAFATPALIGGRRLKVVATAAYDEFLGTLNWPLGASIAVLLLIANVAIVMGCSRLAERRFKHIFD; the protein is encoded by the coding sequence ATGGCAACGCTTGACGACTCGCGCGCGGGCGCGGCGCCGTGGCTGCTGTCCGCGCCCGCGCTGCTGCTGTTCGGCGCCCTGCTGTTCGTGCCGCTCGTGCTGACGCTGCTGCTGTCGTTTCGCGTCTTCAGCGACGTCGCGGGCGTGCAGACGCTCTACACGCTCAAGAACTATGCCGAGGTATTGAGCGATCCGTACTACGGCGAAATCTTCCTGCGCACGGCGGGCCTCGCACTCGCCGTCACGCTGCTGAGCGTGCTGCTCGGCGTGCCGGAGACCATCGTGCTCGCGCGCATGAAGCGTCCGTGGCAGTCGCTGTGTCTGCTGATCGTGCTCGGCCCGCTGCTGATTTCCGTGGTGGTGCGCACGCTCGGCTGGCAGATCCTGCTCGGCAACAACGGCGTGCTGAACAACGTGCTACAGGCCTTGCACATCACGTCCGAGCCGATCCGCCTCGTCTTCACGATGACGGGCATGATCATCGCGCTCACGCATGTGCTGGTGCCGTTCATGGTGATGTCGGTGTGGGCGACGCTGCAGAAGCTCGATCCGCAGGTCGAATGGGCGGGGCTGTCGATGGGCGGCTCGCCGCTGCGCGTGTTTCGCCGCGTGGTGCTGCCGCAGATCATGCCCGGCGTGCTGTCCGGCTCGATCATCGTGTTCGCGCTGTCCGCCTCGGCTTTCGCGACGCCCGCGCTGATCGGCGGCCGCCGTCTGAAAGTGGTCGCGACGGCCGCTTACGACGAGTTCCTCGGCACGCTGAACTGGCCGCTCGGCGCAAGCATCGCGGTGCTGCTGCTGATCGCGAACGTCGCGATCGTGATGGGCTGCAGCCGTCTCGCCGAACGCCGCTTCAAGCACATCTTCGACTGA
- a CDS encoding ABC transporter substrate-binding protein: MQETLRRRCRFTTRVFSSALSLACLTASLYAQADTTLYVANVGGSNEQLYRQKIIPPFEKAHDVKIVYVAGNSSDTLAKLQAQKGHQQINVAVMDDGPMYQAMQLGLCAKVDDAPVMKDIYPLARLGPTAVGVGMVATGIGYNEEAFKKLGLPAPDSWQVLTDKRLKGKLGVPPITNTYGLHTLVMLARMNGGGEKNIDPGFNAMTKQVAPDVLSWAPTPGEMDGLMQAGDVILAPYGSGRAVALQNTGFPLKFVYPKEGGVALQVAACAVAENAQPKLSQEFIQYLLSPEVQAMQAQGIGLGPVNKTVKLTPEVAARVPYGPEQVGKLTAMDWSTINQHRTEWTERWNRSVER, from the coding sequence ATGCAAGAAACGCTGCGCCGCCGTTGCCGTTTTACGACCCGGGTTTTCTCCTCCGCGCTGTCCCTCGCCTGTCTGACGGCTTCTCTGTACGCGCAGGCCGACACGACGCTCTACGTCGCGAACGTCGGCGGCTCCAACGAGCAGCTCTATCGCCAGAAGATCATTCCGCCGTTCGAAAAAGCGCATGACGTGAAGATCGTCTATGTCGCGGGCAATTCGAGCGACACGCTCGCGAAGCTTCAGGCGCAGAAGGGTCATCAGCAGATCAACGTCGCCGTGATGGACGACGGCCCGATGTACCAGGCGATGCAGCTCGGCCTGTGCGCGAAGGTCGACGACGCGCCCGTGATGAAGGACATCTATCCCCTCGCGCGGCTCGGCCCGACGGCTGTCGGCGTCGGCATGGTGGCGACGGGCATCGGCTACAACGAAGAGGCGTTCAAAAAGCTCGGCCTGCCCGCGCCCGACTCCTGGCAGGTGCTCACCGACAAGCGCCTGAAGGGCAAGCTCGGCGTCCCGCCCATCACCAACACGTATGGGCTGCACACGCTCGTGATGCTCGCGCGAATGAACGGCGGCGGCGAGAAGAACATCGATCCCGGCTTCAACGCGATGACGAAGCAGGTCGCGCCCGACGTGCTCTCGTGGGCGCCCACGCCGGGCGAAATGGACGGCCTGATGCAGGCGGGCGACGTGATCCTCGCGCCCTACGGCAGCGGCCGCGCGGTCGCGCTACAGAACACGGGCTTTCCGCTCAAGTTCGTCTATCCGAAGGAAGGCGGCGTCGCGCTGCAGGTCGCGGCCTGCGCGGTGGCGGAAAACGCGCAGCCGAAGCTCTCGCAGGAATTCATCCAGTACCTGCTGAGCCCCGAAGTGCAGGCAATGCAGGCGCAAGGCATCGGCCTCGGGCCCGTCAACAAGACAGTCAAGCTGACGCCCGAAGTGGCCGCGCGCGTGCCGTACGGCCCGGAACAGGTCGGCAAGCTGACCGCGATGGACTGGAGCACGATCAACCAGCATCGCACGGAATGGACGGAGCGCTGGAACCGCTCGGTCGAACGCTAG
- a CDS encoding NAD(P)/FAD-dependent oxidoreductase has product MPPSGAASEADVLVIGGGLHGSSSAFHMARRGANVVVLEADYVGRHSSGVNAGGVRTLGRPVPEIPLALMSREIWHALHDTIGDDGGFVPSGQLKIAETEAELDECRARVALLESHGFTHEKLIDRATLLELEPALAPHVTGGIWVERDGYALPFRTTASFRLAAQRLGARFFEGTPVGRIEQRGTRWFAQTPRGLFSAEKLVITAGAWAGQLAEQVGERVPVHPEGLMLMVTHRVAPFCRATLGATGRPLSFKQFDNGTVVIGGKLIGIADLDGRHGEVDFARLVRSANTVVDLFPHLRHLGVNRAWAGVEAFTDDSLPVISASRRASNLVYSFGYCGSGFQLGPGCGKLVSELVLDGEPSLPLEAFAIDRFDLTHAASTRVVSAVAH; this is encoded by the coding sequence ATGCCCCCTTCCGGCGCCGCAAGCGAAGCCGATGTACTCGTGATCGGCGGCGGCCTGCACGGCTCAAGCAGCGCGTTCCACATGGCCAGACGAGGCGCTAACGTGGTCGTGCTCGAAGCCGATTACGTCGGGCGGCACTCGTCGGGCGTCAACGCGGGCGGCGTGCGCACGCTCGGCCGGCCCGTGCCCGAGATCCCGCTCGCGCTGATGTCGCGCGAAATCTGGCACGCGTTGCATGACACGATCGGCGACGACGGCGGCTTCGTACCTTCCGGCCAGTTGAAGATCGCCGAAACGGAGGCGGAGCTCGACGAATGCCGCGCGCGCGTCGCGCTGCTCGAATCGCACGGCTTCACGCATGAAAAGCTGATCGACCGCGCAACCCTGCTCGAACTCGAACCCGCGCTCGCGCCGCATGTGACGGGCGGCATCTGGGTCGAGCGCGACGGCTACGCGTTGCCGTTCAGGACCACGGCTTCCTTCCGCCTTGCCGCGCAACGGCTCGGCGCGCGGTTCTTCGAAGGCACGCCCGTTGGCCGCATCGAACAGCGCGGCACGCGTTGGTTCGCGCAGACGCCGCGCGGTCTCTTCAGCGCGGAAAAACTCGTGATCACAGCAGGCGCATGGGCGGGCCAACTCGCCGAACAGGTCGGCGAACGCGTGCCCGTTCATCCCGAAGGTCTGATGCTGATGGTCACGCACCGCGTCGCGCCGTTCTGCCGCGCGACGCTCGGCGCAACGGGCCGGCCGCTGTCGTTCAAGCAGTTCGACAACGGCACGGTGGTGATCGGCGGCAAACTGATCGGCATTGCCGATCTGGACGGCCGTCACGGCGAAGTCGATTTCGCGCGCCTCGTGCGCAGCGCGAATACCGTCGTCGATCTGTTCCCGCATTTGCGGCATCTCGGCGTGAACCGCGCGTGGGCAGGCGTCGAAGCCTTTACCGACGACTCGCTGCCCGTGATCTCGGCGAGCCGCCGCGCGTCGAATCTCGTCTACTCGTTCGGCTATTGCGGCAGCGGCTTCCAGCTCGGACCGGGATGCGGGAAGCTCGTCTCCGAACTCGTGCTCGACGGCGAGCCTTCATTGCCGCTCGAAGCCTTTGCGATCGACCGTTTCGACTTGACGCACGCCGCTTCGACCCGCGTGGTCAGCGCCGTCGCTCATTGA
- a CDS encoding NAD(P)/FAD-dependent oxidoreductase, with translation MTRHSSANPDVLVLGGGLVGSAVAWGLAREGARVTVLDQDDGALRASRGNFGLVWIQGKGYGLSPYARWSRSSAARWPSLADALLAETGIDVALRQPGGFHFCFSDDDLAERAKRLGTLQRELGDYPYQLLDAREVRERLPAIGPDVIGASYTPMDGHVNPLKLLRALHAGMQRRGVKLVGGEEALRIAPESGGFAVQGKRGTYRAARVVLAAGLGNRVLAPHVGLHAPVAPNRGQVLISERVAPFLHYPTLNVRQTDEGTVQFGDSMEEVGFNDFTTTPVLSDIARRGVRAFPLLKNVRLVRTWAALRVYSPDGFPVYDESARHPGAFVVTCHSGVTLAAAHALRVAPWIAGGAMPDEIPAFTGNRFLESPALIPAH, from the coding sequence ATGACCCGCCACTCATCCGCGAATCCCGACGTGCTCGTGCTGGGCGGCGGCCTGGTCGGTTCCGCCGTCGCCTGGGGCCTCGCGCGCGAAGGCGCGCGCGTGACGGTGCTCGATCAGGACGACGGCGCGCTGCGCGCGTCGCGCGGCAATTTCGGGCTCGTCTGGATTCAGGGCAAAGGCTATGGACTCTCGCCGTATGCGCGCTGGTCGCGCAGTTCGGCCGCGCGCTGGCCGTCGCTCGCCGACGCGCTGCTCGCCGAAACGGGTATCGACGTCGCGCTGCGTCAGCCGGGCGGCTTTCACTTCTGCTTCTCCGACGACGACCTCGCCGAGCGCGCGAAGCGCCTCGGCACGCTGCAACGCGAACTGGGCGACTACCCGTATCAGCTGCTCGACGCACGCGAGGTGCGCGAGCGCCTGCCCGCGATAGGGCCGGACGTGATCGGCGCGAGCTATACGCCGATGGACGGCCACGTCAATCCGCTCAAGCTGCTGCGCGCGCTGCACGCGGGCATGCAGCGGCGCGGCGTGAAGCTGGTCGGCGGCGAGGAAGCGTTGCGCATCGCGCCCGAAAGCGGCGGCTTCGCGGTGCAGGGCAAGCGCGGCACGTATCGCGCGGCGCGCGTGGTGCTCGCGGCGGGCCTCGGCAATCGCGTGCTCGCACCGCACGTCGGGCTGCATGCGCCCGTCGCGCCGAATCGCGGCCAGGTGCTGATCAGCGAGCGCGTCGCGCCGTTCCTGCACTACCCGACGCTCAACGTCCGGCAAACCGACGAAGGCACCGTGCAGTTCGGCGATTCGATGGAAGAAGTCGGCTTTAACGATTTCACGACCACGCCCGTGCTGTCCGACATCGCGCGGCGCGGCGTGCGCGCGTTCCCGTTGCTGAAGAACGTGCGGCTGGTGCGCACGTGGGCCGCGTTGCGCGTCTACAGCCCGGACGGCTTCCCCGTCTACGACGAGTCCGCGCGCCATCCGGGGGCGTTCGTCGTCACCTGTCACAGCGGCGTGACGCTTGCCGCCGCGCATGCGCTGCGTGTCGCGCCGTGGATCGCCGGCGGCGCGATGCCCGACGAGATTCCCGCGTTTACGGGCAACCGCTTCCTCGAGTCCCCCGCTCTCATTCCCGCTCACTGA
- a CDS encoding RidA family protein: protein MSDIVRIETNQRMSRVVKAAGLVFIGGQTSNDHAPDVKIQTASVLAKIDGFLEKAGIDRMRLVSAQVWLANIERDFAGMNSVWDAWVAPGCAPTRATVEAKLAAPELLVEIAVVALA from the coding sequence ATGTCCGATATCGTCAGAATCGAAACGAACCAGCGCATGAGCCGCGTCGTCAAGGCGGCGGGACTCGTGTTCATTGGCGGCCAGACCTCGAACGACCACGCGCCCGATGTGAAGATCCAGACGGCAAGCGTGCTGGCGAAGATCGACGGCTTTCTGGAAAAGGCAGGCATCGACAGGATGCGCCTCGTGTCGGCGCAGGTGTGGCTTGCGAATATCGAGCGCGATTTCGCGGGCATGAACAGCGTGTGGGACGCGTGGGTCGCGCCCGGCTGCGCGCCGACGCGCGCGACGGTCGAGGCGAAGCTCGCCGCGCCGGAACTGCTGGTCGAGATCGCCGTCGTCGCGCTCGCGTAA
- a CDS encoding ABC transporter ATP-binding protein, with protein sequence MTYLTLQGISKRYGDFTAVEQLDLSVERGEFLSLLGPSGCGKTTTLQMIAGFVTPSAGRITLDGRDITNLRPEKRGMGVVFQSYALFPHMTVAGNVGFGLEMRNMKRDERAVRVAEALDLVRLKGLDTRYPKELSGGQRQRVAIARALAMRPNLLLLDEPMSNLDAKLREEMHIELRAIQKRLGITTILVTHDQVEAMTMSDRIAVLHRGRIAQLSTPFDAYERPATPFASTFLGRTNTLPGEVLRRNPRCAEVDVAGTTLHVPHEGREVAGAVHVYIRPEKVRLANGDARMQGRVANRVFIGNQWLLEIDTELGKLHVAQPNFGAPPPGEGHEVGLAFTDDDLRVLTRESAHGNA encoded by the coding sequence ATGACCTACCTCACCTTGCAAGGCATCTCGAAGCGCTACGGCGACTTCACGGCCGTCGAGCAACTCGATCTGTCCGTCGAGCGCGGCGAGTTCCTGTCGCTGCTCGGCCCGTCCGGCTGCGGCAAGACGACCACGCTGCAGATGATCGCCGGCTTCGTCACGCCGAGCGCGGGCCGCATCACGCTCGATGGCCGCGACATCACGAACCTGCGCCCCGAGAAACGCGGCATGGGGGTGGTGTTCCAGAGCTACGCGCTGTTTCCACATATGACGGTGGCGGGCAACGTCGGCTTCGGTCTGGAAATGCGCAACATGAAGCGCGACGAGCGCGCGGTGCGCGTCGCCGAGGCGCTCGATCTGGTGCGCCTCAAAGGGCTCGACACGCGTTATCCGAAGGAGCTGTCGGGCGGCCAGCGCCAGCGCGTTGCGATTGCTCGCGCGCTGGCGATGCGCCCCAACCTGCTGCTGCTCGACGAGCCGATGTCGAATCTCGACGCGAAGCTGCGCGAGGAAATGCACATCGAACTGCGCGCGATCCAGAAGCGCCTCGGCATCACGACGATCCTCGTCACGCACGATCAGGTCGAAGCGATGACGATGAGCGACCGCATTGCCGTGCTGCATCGCGGCCGCATCGCGCAGCTGAGCACGCCATTCGATGCGTACGAGCGCCCCGCCACGCCGTTCGCGTCGACGTTTCTGGGCCGCACCAACACGCTGCCTGGCGAAGTGCTCCGGCGCAATCCGCGCTGCGCGGAAGTCGATGTCGCGGGCACGACCTTGCACGTGCCGCACGAAGGCCGCGAGGTGGCAGGCGCCGTGCACGTGTATATCCGTCCCGAGAAAGTGCGGCTCGCGAATGGGGACGCCCGCATGCAGGGACGCGTCGCGAACCGCGTGTTCATCGGCAATCAGTGGCTGCTCGAAATCGACACCGAACTCGGCAAGCTGCACGTCGCGCAGCCGAACTTCGGCGCGCCGCCGCCCGGGGAAGGCCACGAAGTCGGCCTCGCCTTCACCGACGACGACCTGCGCGTGCTGACCCGGGAGAGCGCTCATGGCAACGCTTGA
- a CDS encoding ABC transporter permease: MKQNGFWGLLFNALFLTFILAPIVVVLLVAFTDKGFISMPFDGASLRWFRAILDNGDIVSAFWLSVRLAFAAATIGVALAVPAALAIARYRFTGRAALMSFFLSPMMIPAVVLGIAFLRFLSLLHLSGSFWALVATHVIIVLPYALRLALSSAVGLDRDAERAALSCGASRFTAFRRIVLPMIRTGVAGGWVLSFIQSFDELTMTIFVATPGTTTLPVAMYNQIAQTIDPLVASVSAVLIVGTVLLMVLLDRMVGLDRILIGEAR, encoded by the coding sequence ATGAAACAGAACGGATTCTGGGGCCTGCTGTTCAACGCGCTGTTCCTCACCTTCATCCTCGCGCCGATCGTCGTCGTGCTGCTGGTGGCGTTCACCGACAAAGGCTTCATTTCGATGCCCTTCGACGGCGCGTCGCTGCGCTGGTTTCGCGCGATCCTCGACAACGGCGACATCGTCTCGGCGTTCTGGCTGTCGGTGCGGCTCGCGTTCGCCGCGGCGACGATCGGCGTCGCGCTCGCGGTGCCCGCCGCGCTCGCCATCGCGCGCTACCGCTTTACGGGCCGCGCCGCGCTGATGAGCTTCTTCCTCTCGCCGATGATGATTCCCGCCGTCGTGCTCGGCATCGCATTCCTGCGCTTCCTGTCGCTGCTGCATCTGAGCGGCTCGTTCTGGGCGCTCGTCGCGACGCACGTGATCATCGTGCTGCCGTATGCGCTGCGGCTTGCGCTGTCGTCGGCCGTCGGGCTCGACCGCGATGCCGAGCGCGCTGCTCTCTCGTGCGGCGCGAGCCGCTTCACCGCCTTCCGCCGCATCGTGCTGCCGATGATCCGCACGGGCGTCGCGGGCGGCTGGGTGCTGTCGTTCATCCAGAGCTTCGACGAGCTCACGATGACCATTTTCGTCGCGACGCCCGGCACGACCACGCTGCCCGTCGCCATGTACAACCAGATCGCGCAGACCATCGATCCCCTCGTCGCTTCCGTGTCGGCGGTGCTGATCGTCGGCACGGTTCTGCTGATGGTGCTGCTCGACCGCATGGTCGGACTGGACCGTATCCTGATCGGAGAAGCTCGATGA
- a CDS encoding LysR substrate-binding domain-containing protein: protein MNLKHVEAFRAVMVAGSMTAAAKALFTSQPNVSRLISQLERETGLLLFQRSGVRLIPTSEGTAFFREVERAYVGLQGLANAAAQIRNLGSGRLRIAAMPSAGLTLVPHAIKRFQALHPGVTVSLHVNTSGTVNHWTASQFCDLGVAVYISEASNCDVEMLSKVAAVCVMPASHRLATKPSIKPSDLEGESFISLCHGDGTRVQMDEVFARAGVQRVLAIEAQYTAICCELVRCGMGVTLAHPVVARDFAGPDIAIRPFSPAVLFPTYLLFPPHRPRERLASAFVEVLREEHDELIGKMKDIVPDSTPKRVRRQGVKRAVQ from the coding sequence ATGAATCTGAAACATGTCGAGGCGTTTCGCGCTGTCATGGTGGCCGGGTCGATGACGGCGGCGGCGAAGGCGCTGTTCACGTCGCAGCCGAACGTCAGCCGTCTGATCTCGCAGCTCGAACGCGAAACGGGCTTGCTGCTGTTTCAGCGCAGCGGCGTGCGGCTGATTCCGACCAGCGAAGGCACGGCGTTCTTTCGCGAAGTGGAGCGCGCGTATGTGGGTCTGCAAGGGCTCGCGAATGCCGCTGCGCAGATCCGCAACCTGGGCAGCGGACGTCTGCGCATCGCGGCGATGCCGTCAGCGGGACTCACGCTCGTGCCGCACGCGATCAAGCGTTTTCAGGCGCTGCATCCCGGCGTGACGGTGTCGCTGCATGTGAATACGTCGGGGACGGTGAATCACTGGACGGCATCGCAGTTCTGCGATCTCGGCGTGGCGGTGTACATCAGCGAGGCGTCGAATTGCGATGTCGAGATGCTCTCGAAGGTGGCGGCCGTCTGCGTGATGCCGGCTTCGCACAGGCTTGCGACGAAGCCTTCCATCAAGCCGTCCGATCTCGAAGGCGAGTCGTTCATCTCGCTGTGCCACGGCGACGGCACGCGCGTACAGATGGACGAGGTGTTCGCGCGAGCGGGCGTGCAACGCGTGCTCGCAATCGAAGCGCAATACACGGCGATCTGCTGCGAACTGGTGCGCTGCGGAATGGGCGTGACGCTCGCGCATCCTGTCGTGGCGCGGGATTTCGCCGGGCCGGATATCGCGATCAGGCCGTTCTCGCCGGCTGTGCTATTTCCGACCTATCTGCTGTTTCCGCCGCACCGGCCGCGCGAGCGGCTGGCGTCCGCATTCGTCGAAGTGCTGCGCGAGGAGCATGACGAACTGATCGGGAAAATGAAGGACATCGTGCCCGATTCGACGCCGAAGCGTGTGCGCAGGCAAGGCGTAAAACGGGCCGTTCAGTGA
- the aroQ gene encoding type II 3-dehydroquinate dehydratase, whose protein sequence is MKQILMLHGINHNMFGKRDPVQYGTVTLADIDATLRTLGEELGVAVESFQTNSEAAMCERIHHAFEERKDAVLINAGAWTHYSYGIRDALAILTCPVVELHMSNIHAREAFRHRSVFADIVSGQICGFGIDSYTLALRAAVAQIARG, encoded by the coding sequence ATGAAGCAGATCCTGATGCTTCACGGCATCAACCACAACATGTTCGGCAAGCGCGACCCTGTCCAGTACGGAACCGTCACGCTCGCCGATATCGATGCGACGCTGCGCACGCTCGGCGAGGAACTGGGCGTGGCAGTCGAATCGTTCCAGACCAATAGCGAAGCCGCCATGTGCGAGCGGATCCATCATGCGTTCGAGGAACGCAAGGACGCCGTGCTGATCAACGCCGGGGCATGGACGCACTACAGCTACGGCATCCGCGATGCGCTCGCGATCCTCACCTGCCCTGTCGTCGAGTTGCACATGTCGAACATTCACGCGCGTGAGGCGTTCCGGCATCGTTCCGTGTTCGCCGATATCGTCAGCGGACAGATTTGCGGGTTTGGGATAGACAGCTATACGCTCGCGTTGCGGGCGGCCGTCGCGCAGATCGCACGAGGGTGA
- a CDS encoding pyrimidine/purine nucleoside phosphorylase: MTAATQFDQVSVVKKANVYFDGKCVSHTVLFADGTRKTLGVILPGTLNFGTDAPELMEVQAGKCRIRLDGSDEWKTYAAGESFSVPGKSRFDIDVVETLDYVCSYL, from the coding sequence ATGACGGCCGCAACGCAATTCGATCAGGTTTCCGTAGTCAAGAAAGCCAACGTCTACTTCGACGGCAAGTGTGTGTCGCACACCGTTCTGTTCGCCGACGGCACGCGCAAGACACTCGGCGTGATCCTGCCCGGCACGCTCAACTTCGGCACCGACGCGCCGGAACTGATGGAAGTGCAGGCCGGCAAGTGCCGTATCCGCCTGGACGGCAGCGACGAGTGGAAGACCTATGCCGCGGGCGAGTCGTTCTCGGTGCCCGGCAAGAGCCGCTTCGATATCGACGTGGTCGAGACGCTCGACTACGTGTGCAGCTATCTGTAA
- a CDS encoding (2Fe-2S)-binding protein yields MTSTPLFKALPGADAPVDIWFNDQPLRVPGGRSVAAALLAAGIARFRATPVSGAPRAPFCMMGACFECLVEIDGVPSRQSCMVTVRDGMRIRSQEGARDLPPFEVSLEDAHGR; encoded by the coding sequence ATGACTTCCACACCGCTATTCAAGGCCCTGCCCGGCGCCGATGCGCCCGTCGACATCTGGTTCAACGATCAGCCGCTGCGCGTGCCGGGCGGACGCTCGGTGGCCGCGGCGCTGCTGGCCGCCGGCATTGCGCGGTTTCGCGCGACGCCCGTTTCCGGCGCGCCGCGCGCGCCGTTCTGCATGATGGGCGCGTGCTTCGAGTGCCTCGTCGAGATCGACGGCGTGCCGAGCCGGCAAAGCTGCATGGTGACCGTGCGCGACGGCATGCGTATCCGTTCGCAGGAAGGCGCGCGCGATCTGCCGCCGTTCGAAGTCTCGCTGGAGGATGCTCATGGCCGCTGA
- a CDS encoding NAD(P)/FAD-dependent oxidoreductase: protein MAAEYDATLAAGFAAEAVDVVVVGAGPAGMSAATRAARAGLSVVLLDEQDAVGGQIYRAIGRADARRKEILGPDYAAGSAIAEAFARSGARHVAHASVWQVTRERAVHYLKDGKVGSFDARRVILATGALERPFPIPGWTLPGVLTAGAAQILLKSAGEVPAEPPVLAGCGPLLYLLGWQYVRAGVPIRALVDTTRHEDRWRAKKHLLSALRAWPFLSKGLQLIRTLRAAGVPIYEAADDLRIESKRDSDGTERAAALRFTTQGRAHKVEADVILLHQGVVPNTQFTLSLRAQHHWDAAQLCFAPTTDTWGELDVPGIFVAGDGGGIGGALAAAEQGALSALQAASQLGAIDAATLVREAAPHRRALADVMRIRPFLDSLYRPRDANRIPSNDVIVCRCEEVTAGDVRGFVELGCMGPNQAKSFGRCGMGPCQGRMCGLTVTEIIADARKVPPDEVGYYRIRPPIKPLTLGELAGE from the coding sequence ATGGCCGCTGAATACGATGCAACACTCGCAGCCGGTTTCGCCGCCGAAGCCGTCGATGTCGTTGTCGTAGGCGCCGGTCCCGCCGGCATGAGCGCGGCGACGCGCGCGGCGCGCGCGGGCCTGTCCGTCGTGCTGCTCGACGAACAGGACGCCGTCGGCGGGCAGATCTATCGCGCGATCGGCCGCGCCGACGCGCGCCGCAAGGAGATTCTCGGTCCCGACTACGCAGCGGGTTCGGCCATCGCCGAAGCGTTCGCCCGTTCCGGCGCGCGCCACGTCGCGCATGCGTCCGTCTGGCAGGTCACGCGCGAACGCGCTGTGCATTATCTGAAAGACGGCAAGGTCGGCAGCTTCGACGCGCGGCGCGTGATTCTCGCGACGGGCGCGCTCGAACGGCCGTTCCCGATTCCCGGCTGGACGCTGCCCGGCGTGCTGACGGCGGGCGCCGCGCAAATCCTGCTGAAAAGCGCGGGCGAAGTGCCCGCCGAACCGCCCGTGCTGGCGGGCTGCGGTCCGCTGCTGTATCTGCTCGGCTGGCAGTACGTGCGCGCGGGCGTGCCGATCCGCGCGCTCGTCGATACGACGCGCCACGAGGACCGCTGGCGCGCAAAGAAGCATCTGTTGTCCGCACTGCGCGCGTGGCCTTTCCTGAGCAAGGGCCTGCAACTGATCCGCACGCTGCGCGCCGCGGGCGTGCCCATCTACGAGGCCGCCGACGATCTGCGGATCGAGTCGAAGCGCGATAGCGACGGCACCGAACGCGCCGCCGCGCTGCGCTTCACGACGCAAGGCCGCGCGCACAAGGTAGAAGCGGACGTGATCCTGCTGCATCAGGGCGTCGTGCCGAACACGCAGTTCACGCTGTCGCTGCGCGCGCAACACCACTGGGACGCAGCGCAGCTGTGTTTCGCGCCGACCACGGATACATGGGGCGAACTCGACGTGCCGGGCATCTTCGTCGCGGGCGACGGCGGCGGCATCGGCGGCGCGCTGGCGGCGGCCGAACAGGGCGCGCTGAGCGCGCTGCAGGCCGCCAGTCAGCTCGGCGCAATCGATGCGGCGACGCTCGTACGCGAAGCCGCGCCGCATCGCCGCGCCCTCGCCGACGTGATGCGCATCCGTCCGTTTCTGGACAGTCTGTACCGTCCGCGCGACGCAAACCGCATTCCGTCCAACGACGTGATCGTGTGCCGTTGCGAAGAAGTGACGGCGGGCGACGTGCGCGGCTTCGTCGAACTGGGCTGCATGGGCCCGAATCAGGCGAAGTCGTTTGGACGCTGCGGCATGGGCCCGTGCCAGGGGCGCATGTGCGGCCTGACCGTCACCGAAATCATCGCGGATGCCCGCAAGGTGCCGCCGGACGAAGTCGGCTACTACCGCATCCGTCCGCCCATCAAGCCGCTCACGCTCGGAGAACTCGCCGGTGAATGA